A single region of the Silene latifolia isolate original U9 population chromosome 8, ASM4854445v1, whole genome shotgun sequence genome encodes:
- the LOC141594108 gene encoding DUF724 domain-containing protein 7-like: MHFGGKTKRIFILLVVGGFIYSSLVQEIPKMVKTTMPDEGKQLVASANYKSTVSESRKEGEVTSLKRKRGRPPKVLFQLGSPNTNEAGQLVETGVMQDAIATQSCYQSKEVQQEKDETSAGNSNHDNDATGRPDETLIQSTVTVPRENQELPFAKNSLIWGVIESMEVLKRFPQKPHFLPLCDSKEEYREGLAIGSMVTFTSLAERVSQARFDDPKSLLDGYLEALVDLEELGFNVGPVRELLHKLISIKTRDEQTENTCKEMESQMKEQAQEKSKMEDEMKELEKKIKELKDKHALVMSKTERKDTELTMLQLSMDSVKGSREDARQEFGKVTASLRNQIKSNA; encoded by the exons AtgcattttggagggaaaacaaagagaatttttattctcttagtagtagggggatttaTTTATAGTTCCCTTGTACAAGAAATTCCGAAAATGGTGAAGACGACCATGCCAGATGAGGGGAAACAGTTAGTGGCCTCAGCAAATTACAAAAGCACG GtgagtgaatctcgaaaagaagGTGAAGTCACAAGTCTGAAAAGAAAGAGGGGCAGGCCACCTAAAGTTCTCTTTCAACTTGGTAGTCCAAACACTAACGAAGCAG GTCAGTTAGTTGAGACTGGAGTAATGCAAGATGCAATTGCAACACAATCATGTTATCAGTCAAAGGAGGTGCAGCAGGAAAAAGACGAGACTTCAGCTGGAAATTCAAACCATGATAATGATGCTACCGGAAGACCAGATGAGACACTAATACAATCTACTGTGACCGTGCCTAGAGAAAATCAGGAGTTGCCTTTCGCAAAGAACTCCCTTATATGGGGAGTGATCGAATCCATGGAAGTTTTGAAGCGATTCCCTCAAAAACCACATTTCCTCCCTTTGTGTGATTCTAAAGAAGAATATCGAGAAGGATTGGCTATAGGTAGTATGGTCACGTTCACGAGCTTAGCTGAAAGAGTGTCTCAGGCCCGTTTTGATGACCCAAAGAGTCTGTTGGATGGGTATTTGGAAGCTCTTGTTGACCTGGAAGAACTTGGATTTAATGTGGGACCCGTGCGAGAGCTATTACATAAGTTGATATCGATAAAGACGCGGGATGAGCAGACTGAAAATACATGCAAAGAGATGGAAAGCCAGATGAAGGAGCAAGCACAGGAGAAATCAAAGATGGAAGATGAGATGAAGGAGTTGGAGAAGAAGATCAAGGAGCTGAAGGATAAACATGCTCTTGTGATGTCGAAGACAGAGAGGAAGGACACTGAGTTAACCATGTTGCAGTTGAGTATGGATTCTGTGAAGGGCTCTCGTGAGGATGCTCGACAGGAATTTGGCAAAGTCACCGCTTCACTCCG CAACCAAATAAAATCAAATGCTTGA